Within Salvelinus sp. IW2-2015 unplaced genomic scaffold, ASM291031v2 Un_scaffold648, whole genome shotgun sequence, the genomic segment gctggattggtgtaaagctcaccgccattggattctggagcagtggaaacacattctgaGTGATAACTCAagcttcaccacctggcagtctgacggacgcaTCTGGGTGCATAGTGCCAattttaaagtttggtggaggagtaatgacctggggctgtttttcatgtttcgggctaggccccttagttccagtgatgggaaatctcTTWacgctacagcatacaatgacatttgagatgattctgtgcttctaaatttgtggcaacagtttggggaaggccctttcctgtctcaagatgacaatgcccccctgcACAAAgtgaggcccatacagaaatggtttRWCGRgattggtgtggaagaacttgactggcctgcaccgaGCACTGCCCTTAMgcccattgaacacctttgggatgaattggaacgcagactgcaaaCCAGGCCTAATCTMccaacctcattaatgctcttgtggctgaatggaagcaagtccctgcagcaatgttccaacatctagtggaaagccttcccagaagagtggaggctgttatagcagcaaaggggggaccaactccatattaatgccgatGATTTTGRAATGAGATGTTTGAcgggcaggtgtccacatacactacatgaccaaaagtatgtgaccaCAGTTCCTCCTTCTGAAAACAATCTGTGGCAATATTTTCCAGGTCCTAATACTAAAAATAGTATGTGCTAAAAGATCAAGGATTTCCTTACTAAAGCCAATTCTAAAGTATAGTTTCACCAGGTCATCTAACTCAGGCATTTCAATGGTGGCACGCACAGCAACGGGGAGCCAGGGAGACATTCCTTTAAACATATCCCCTACATTAATATTGAAATACTGTATAACTGAGACTTTATTATAAAAATGTTTACTTTTCGTCTCAAAAAAGATATTGCTACTgttcacaaaaaaacatttattcactTGGCCCTTATACTCTTCCGTAATGTTTGGTGCTTGTGGCTTTAATCAATGAGTGACATATGTAAAGGGCAGCGGTGCATTTTGAACACAACTGGTCATTCAGTAAATCACAGTTTCTGTTTTTACTGAACGCAGAccagggcctggtttcccaaaaaCATCTTAAGGCTAAtaagttcattgttagaacctTCGTAAGAGCATCTTTAAATTCCYGAGCCATTTCCCAAAACAGCCTtttattaacgttgcacttgaaatcGCTCATAATCTAActcctgcctcagaccacttatAGAACAGCTTATGCCTCAATTACACCGACAGTGAAAATTTAATTTTGGtccaccagaagtacattcatttccaatggaacgctgcttttgccttgcagcattgcgttgcagaggcagttgcagtgcgttctgtgtagTGCGTATGTTGGATTTATCGAGCATATGCCTCACCACTTCTGTCAAGCATACAGTTATCAGAAGGTGAAATGTTGAACAAATATCCAGATATCTGCCAACCATTTAGCGAAACAACACTGCCGGTGTGATCGAGGTGTATTTGTCTTATACCACTGTTTGCCCTCCTGTGTCACTTACACCTCTGCTAAACATAGAAGGaagatgtttatctgtctctgACCTCCGAAAACTTCATTGTTGAATATAAAGCCTAAAAAGTTTRCAATGTTATAAACAAGCGAAGCAAGgatgcatttaaaaaaacaaagtaaAACCAAGATGTATGAATTATATGATAGCTAGTTAGATTATTAGGCTAAATATTGACATCACTTTCATGTATGYTCAATCGATAGACCTACCTAGTATTAAGCCATTAGGCTAYATCAGTTGCTTCAATATTCGTATTTATTAGGCCAGCAATAGGCTACTATTATCTAAAAGCGCACACATTTCACAGTAGCCTAACCAATAATCTACAGGTCAACATATTAGATCTATGGCAACGTCGCTTCACTTGCTACTTCATGGTTAGTTATTTTAATTGTAGAATCTGTAGGCCTACTTGACGCTCAATTCCCGCCTTTCATTAGGCTACAATGATTTGAGCAATTGCAAAATAACCTGTTTTTAGGTCACATTGATATTTTCTATAGCAAAACAGGGAACGAGCGACTCCGGCTTTACTTGTTTTTGGTCAAAGTTTACACACTGAATTATGCACAATTTTACATACTCAAACATTGTATACACAATAGTATGAGAGAATACGTAACACGTGGCAAACACACCGTATAATACAAACACTTAAATGCGTAATAGGCTACACAACATTTATTCTCTTGATGGGAAAACTGTATTGtgtaaaaaaatactttttgaatAGCCATAGATCATTTAAGAGCTACAGCGAGCTCTTTAGCCTATATTCTAGAATAATTTTCAGCAAAAGAAAATATCAATGTGACYTAAAACCGGGCCTAGGTTGGTAAAGCAAGAGGGTATGAGATCACTTTTTTWAAAGTATACCTCACCCACCATTGTCAAAAAAATATATCCAACAGGTTGTGCTGAAATAAACTTGAACACAATCCTGAGGTAGCCAGGTAGATGTTTCCTCGTTGYTCCTATTTCCAATCAGAATTTgagttattatatatatatttttgccataTTTGCCATCACTTTATTgatcaattgcacacaaggtccaactgaAATTTGACCTCCGCTTTTAACCTAACCCCtccaaaatatgtgtgtgtgtgtgttttggagaggtgtgggggggctgccacactgggtgCCTGGGGAGCTGTTGTCGTggggagttaagtgccttgcttaagggcacagtggcatctaggatttgataccagcaaccctccggttgccagctcacttacTGCCAGAACCGTCAGACACGGAATTCGTCCAGGattggctacctgccgctcctggGTATTAGCTCTTTATCGCTTTTAAGAGAGWTGTCTTTCGGGACAGGATGAGGGCAAATATATTAAATGTTAAATATAATATACGTGTTTAATCTGCACCAGCTTATTTTCTTTTACTTTGTCTGTACACAAGCTGTTTAACAATTAAACAAAATTCTTMATTTAGTTGCATTTCTTTGTGTGAATGTAATAATGTTTTTCTTTTGCTCTTTACAGGAGCCAAAATGCTGTCTAGTACATTCCTTACTGGACCTTTGCGTATCATCTTGGTGGGGATCCTTGGTCTAGGAGGATTTCTGATGCTGTTTGTAATGTACTATCAATCAGCTCCAWCTCAGATCTGCTCTCCCCAACCTGCTTTGCCACGTCATTACTCAAAGCCACCTGAGAACAGTTCCTTGTCTAAGAAGCAGCCAGAACCAGACAAGCCCATCATGCTGTTGTGGTTCTGGCCTGAAAGCCGCAGGTTTGATTTTAGCGATTGCACCACTTTCTTCAACATTGATGGCTGCCAACTGACAGATGACCGGTCTCTGTACAACAAGGCAGACGGGGTGCTCATCTTTCACAAATCCATCAACCACGATTTATCCAACTTGCCTCCATCACCTCGACCACCATTCCAGAAGTGGATCTGGTACCATGTGGAATCACCTACAAACACAATTAGGATACCTGGTCTAGAGAACCTTTTCAACTTGACCTTGAGTTATAGGGAAGATGCAGACATCCCTGTACGTTGGCGCTTAACTGCAAGGAAAGGCCAGGGTGAGGACTTTGTGCTGCCCAAGAAGGATAAATTAGTTTGCTGGATTGTGAGTAACAATAACCCTGCAACTGGAACAGCAGTAAGGGATAACTATTACAGAGAACTTGTCAAACATATTAAGGTGGATCTYTTTGGAAARGCCTTTGCAAGATTCTTGAGATATGAGGACTACTACTCAACACTCTCCAGCTGTAAGTTCTACCTCTCCTTTGAGAACTCAGTCCACAGAGACTACATCACTGAGAAGCTTAATGGACCACTTGCAGCAGGAACTGTGCCAGTAGTATTGGGCCCACCGAGACAGAACTATGAGGACTTTGTCCCGGGAGATTCCTTCATCCATGTTAATGACTTTCCCAATGCAAAAGCCCTGGCTGAATTCCTCCTGAAGTTGGACAAGGATGAGGAGGCATATCTKCGCTACTTTCAGTGGCRTARAMACTTWTYWGCTCASCRACATCTGGTTCAACTGAGTCAAGAGTTCATCCAAGCTATTTGTTATGCCTGTGACCATGTAGGAAAACATAAGGAGTACAGGGTTGTTCACGATATTTACAAATGGCATTTTGGTTAATCAGTCACTTACACCCTCTTCCGTGTATGTCTATTACCACCATATTATCCTGTCAATGTACCATGTTCCAAGGTGGAATTTGGTCACAACCAGCAACCCACCATAGCAATGTTCTCACAGTGCCTTTATGACCTATTATCTGTGTACACCCTACCTGTAGGAGAAGTGTACCTGGATGYCGACCGGTTGTAGCTAGGTTAAGTGCCCGTTGTAAAACTATGACACCCGGAACCATCTTATGCAACAACAACCTCTGCGTTCTTTCCTGTTTGAAATACTACTTGATTGTTTTATATCTTTTACATGTTTTTTTKGAGCTGAAATAATGATGTAATAAAGTGATCAATGCAATTAAAATTGTCCATGAAATGAGACAGTTACACATCATAGAGACTTGAAACTGAGTTTGGCTTGAAGAGCAGCTGCAGTGTACTGTAAAACATCCTATAAATGCTATGCCTCTTTTTCTAGGTTGTGAAGGTTGTTACCCCTGGAGGGAAATGGTGTTTGtgttaaatgtaatatatatatatatatcatttattttaactaggcaagtcagttaagaacacattcttatttacaatgacttccttctggggaacagtgggtttactgccttgttcaggggcagaacaacagatttttaccttgtYagctcggggattcgatccagcaacctttcggttactgaaggtgtttttatctcaatgtcttataatttctggttaacaatttACCTTTTACAGCAgtaggctaaatcagggtcaaagAGTGattattggtagtcttaaacaaatctactttgaaacaaaagtatatacctcacatggttatgggctttaaaataTTAATATCATTCCACCCATGAGGGAAATTTggccatttgactgcaggaaaggcctTGCTGTGATTTGTTTCTATTTGAATgttttcataaaaaaataaacagtgtcttagcaaagagcagtgatgtaaagtacttaagtagaaatactttaaaRTACTACTTAAATcgttttgggggggtatctgtactttactatttatatttttgactacttttacttcactacattcctaaagaaaataatgtacttttttccccccctgaaactcaaaagtactcgttgcATTTTGAATGGCTAGCATGACAGAAATGGTCCagttcacgcacttatcaagagaacatccctggtcatccctaaatgatgtctgtgttggagtgtgcccctggttattCATAAATAAatggtgaatttaaaaaaatggtgccatctgatttgtttaatatagggaatttgaaatgatttatacatttactttcaATATTTaagtattttagcaattacatttacttttgatacttaagtatatttaaaaccaaatactttcatatttttactcaagtagtatttcactgggtgacttttacttgagtaattttttaTTWaggtatctttactttgactcaagtatgactatttggaactttttccaccactggcaaagagcaatttctcaataaGTAATTTTGCTGGGAGTGGGGAAGGCAAAACTGaaaactatctgttattggcagagcggGTTGGAACCCTTGGAACCCGTTATACGYGCCCCCAAccgatttgtatttttttcagtttATTTGCATTTRTCTTATTTTTTTWaacttattttgtacataatgttggcgctaccgtctcttatgaccgaaaataacttctggacatcaggactgcgattactcaccacggacaggcagaatcctttttttcctttaacgaatCTGACGATGCCGACGCGAACGAAATACTGCTTTCTTGGggacaggcccagatccccgtgatttgcgtgaagagcgCGAGAAGGAAAAAGGcccgggctgccttctgagaattcataggcatcaaataaacccccacttccttccattctactagcaaacgtgcaatcttggacaataaaatagatgacctatgcggaagattaaactacaaacggacattcaaaactgtaatatctagagttttcatctgtatttttgtagatgttttacataccaccacagtcagaggctggcactaaaacagcattgaatgagctgtattccaccataagcaaacaagaaaatgctcacccagaggcggcgctcctagtagccggggacaaatgaagggaaacttaaatccgttttacaaaATTTCTAtccgcatgttaaatgtgcaaccagagggaaaaaaactctggaccacctttagtacacacacagagatgcatacaaagctcgcctccatttggcaaatctgaccataattctatcctcctgattcttcaagcaggaagcaccagtgactagatcaataaaaaaagtggtcagatgaagcagatgctaagctacataaCTGTTttgcagcacagactggaatatgttccaggattcctccgatggcattgaggagtacaccacatcaatcattggcttcatcaataagtgcattgatgacgttgtccccaacagtgaccgtatgtacgagctgcaccagctgttctggaagactgcgtgatcacactctccgcagccgatgtaaaacctttaaacaggtcaacgttcacaaggccgcagggccagacggactaccaggacgtgtactacgAACATGCGCttaccaactagcaagtgtctttactgacattttcaacctctccctgtctgagtctgtaataccaacatgttgtaagcagaccaccatagtgcctgtgcccaagaacactaaggtaacctgcctaaacgactacctaCCCGTAGCATCTCGTctgttgccatgaagtgctttgaaaggctggtcatggctcacatcaacactattatcccagaaaccctagacccaatccaatttgcataccgccccaacagatccacagatgatgcaatcgctattgcactccacactgccctttcccacctggacaaaaggaacacctatgtgagaatgcgattcattgacaacagctcagcgttcaacaccacagtgccctcaaagctcatcaataagctaaggaccctggaactcaacacctccctctgcaactggatcctggacatcctgacgggccgcccccaggtggtaaggctaggtaacaatacatctgccacgctgatcctcaacacgggcccctcctgtactccctgttcactcatgactgcacggccgggcacgactccaacaccatcattaagtttgccgatgacacaacagtggtagggctgATGACggtcaacgacgagacagcctacagggaggaggtcagagatctggccatgtggtgccaggacaacaagctctccctcaacgtgatcaagacaaagcagatgattgtggactacaggaaaaagaggaccgagcactccccaattatcattgacagggctgcagtggagcaggttgagagcttcaagttccttggtgtccacataactaacatggtccaaacgcaccaaaacagtcgtgaagcgggcacaacaaaaccttttccccctcaggagactgaaaagatttggcatgggtcctcagatcctaaaaatgttctacagctgcaccatcgagagcatcctgactggttgcatcaccgcctggtatggcaactgctcggcctccgaccgcaaggcactacagagggtagtgtgaacagcccagtacatcactggggccaagcttcctgccatccaggacctctataccaggctgtgtcagaggaaggccctaaaaattgtcagactccagccacccttgtcatagactgttctctctgctaccgctcggcaagcagtaccggagcaccaagtctaggtccaagagcttAACgtaaagcttctacccccaacgtCCATAAGGACTCCGAAACACCGCTAATTCAATGGCTACCCCCACCGACTGCTTTTGCATCACCCTCCCCCCCACCTTCACCACACGCTGCTAGTCTCTTTGTTGTTtgtatcatctatgcatagtcacttaattaactttacctacatgtaatATTACCTCAAATAACTATCCCACCGCACTATGTGATTCTGTAACCGGTACCTCACCCTTATAATTTCAAAACCATTGGGTTTTTCCCCACCGGGGctcccccaaaaaaaatattctcAATGAAAGAAAATTACCGTTGAAAAATCCACCTGTAATATAGGTCTAGCTGAGTTGCTTATTTTAATCTGCTTGGGGAAACAACGCTGGcacaaaaaaattacttgttactATTCATTAGTTCTTAGTCATATAAATTAATTTATTAAGCATCATGTGGTTAGGGGcctcgtaagtaagtatttctctgtaaggtctacactacacctgttgaattcggcgcaATGACTAATACAATTTATTTGATTCTTATTGtcttaactaatttaccgccttgtgatgtcaccaggcagacaaactccatcccaccaaaacaggcgatatttcaggcggtctttcaaaacagctcttacactgaaaGGGCTTTATCATGGTCTAATGTCAGTatcatttcatgaaaataaaggagagcacactaggagctcagatgcaaaaacgtaatgtccaacgtttcgacagccaagctgtttTCATCAGGCTATGATCAAACACTGCGGTATGAGTCTGCTTTGTTATTAGTGTCAAAAGGACACGAGGTGTCTGTCATCATGGCCAGTagtgtggcctaatatcattggttaatttacaatataaaatagcatacaagaacagcatacaaaaaaaacaaatggatagcatacgatcataacATTATTTAGACTACACAagttacaaacaattacaatggcaagaGTCGACAGATCACAGAAAATGGCTTCAGTCAAAGCTAAACGTTAGACAACAGGTTGAGCAAGGATCTTTAAGTTAAAgaccaggcagcctctcgttttaacaataagtGATGATCAATGGTTCACCCGcactctcctagggagggtgacatgttcgatgccaatataacgcagagacgaaattgagtggtttgcttccaaaaagtgggccgcaactgggtaagtcaagtttttgcacctaatggtgctacgatgctctgagatacgtacttttaattcgcgctttgttttacccacataatttttaccacaatgacaagttataagataaataactgccttagtggagcacgtgataacacctttgattgggatctgtttccctgtttgtgggtgtttgaaggatctacatgtataagtgccattgcattgagcacagccattacttgtaatttccatccagtaggggtgCAAATAGAGgttgttcaggaatatcttggggtggtaaatcagagtgtaccaattggtctctgaggcacttataaatgtagatccttcaaacagtCATTTATTTCAcctaaccaggtaggccagttgagaacaagttctcatttacaactgcgacatggccagataaagcaaagcagtgcgacaaaaacaacaacacagagttacacatggaataaacaaacgtacagtcaataacacaatagaaaaaatatatatacagtgtgtacaaattaggtaagattagggaggtaaggcaataaataggccgtagtggcgaagtaattacaatttagcaattaaacactggagtgatagatgtgcagaagatgaatgtgcaagtagggatactggggtgcaaaggagcaaaataataatatggggatgag encodes:
- the LOC112068670 gene encoding 4-galactosyl-N-acetylglucosaminide 3-alpha-L-fucosyltransferase 9; this encodes MLSSTFLTGPLRIILVGILGLGGFLMLFVMYYQSAPXQICSPQPALPRHYSKPPENSSLSKKQPEPDKPIMLLWFWPESRRFDFSDCTTFFNIDGCQLTDDRSLYNKADGVLIFHKSINHDLSNLPPSPRPPFQKWIWYHVESPTNTIRIPGLENLFNLTLSYREDADIPVRWRLTARKGQGEDFVLPKKDKLVCWIVSNNNPATGTAVRDNYYRELVKHIKVDLFGKAFARFLRYEDYYSTLSSCKFYLSFENSVHRDYITEKLNGPLAAGTVPVVLGPPRQNYEDFVPGDSFIHVNDFPNAKALAEFLLKLDKDEEAYLRYFQWXXXXXAXXHLVQLSQEFIQAICYACDHVGKHKEYRVVHDIYKWHFG